The sequence NNNNNNNNNNNNNNNNNNNNNNNNNNNNNNNNNNNNNNNNNNNNNNNNNNNNNNNNNNNNNNNNNNNNNNNNNNNNNNNNNNNNNNNNNNNNNNNNNNNNNNNNNNNNNNNNNNNNNNNNNNNNNNNNNNNNNNNNNNNNNNNNNNNNNNNNNNNNNNNNNNNNNNNNNNNNNNNNNNNNNNNNNNNNNNNNNNNNNNNNNNNNNNNNNNNNNNNNNNNNNNNNNNNNNNNNNNNNNNNNNNNNNNNNNNNNNNNNNNNNNNNNNNNNNNNNNNNNNNNNNNNNNNNNNNNNNNNNNNNNNNNNNNNNNNNNNNNNNNNNNNNNNNNNNNNNNNNNNNNNNNNNNNNNNNNNNNNNNNNNNNNNNNNNNNNNNNNNNNNNNNNNNNNNNNNNNNNNNNNNNNNNNttttttttttttttttttttttttgaatttttgtattATTGTTTATCAAAATTATCAGGGGGTTTTGGTATATTAAGAATTCTTAGCCTTCCCTTTGAATACATGAATCAGATGAAATTGTGAGAAATAAGAAATTACCACAGAAAAAAGACAGATAACCGATAAggaacaaaagaaatatgaaataCATATGCAGTTTTCTTTGTATCATTGTGGACCATTGATGTTTCTGCTGTTCTCATCCAAACACAAAAAGACAGTAAAGACGAGTCATCAAACTTGTCATTGGTGGTGGATGATATTTCAGTCAATTATATGGCTCTCTTTGACAAGAAAGAACTGAAACCCCCAAAATGTCCTCTTTTGTATTTGCAtagtttataaaatataaggGAGAATTAAATAAATCTACCATACTTTTTCTTGGAATTTTCTAACTGCAGACTTGCACGGTTGGTGCTTCAACTTCAAAGTCCACGACTTTCCTATTCCAGTCTTTGTTTTCCATAATTTCCATTGTCACTCAGTTCAGATGAGCTTTCCTTCGGCTACCAATTAGCAAAATCCAGCAACTCCATTAATTCTCATGGAAAGCCTTCATAACCATAAAATCCATATCCCTCTATTTTCtctgcttttttttcttttccacttCTCATCCCTTCACTTTCTCTCTTTAGCCTATGAGCAACCTGATAAGTATTTCGTCAATTGTGGGTCTAAAGATGATGCAAACCTCAATGGCCGGGTGTTCACTGCGGACTCGAGTTCTGTTTCCTTGTGCTCAGACTCAGAGAAAAGCAGGGCCATTGAAAGCACCAACCAGTCGCGAAATCTGTACCAAACAGCAAGAATTTTCTACAACCAATCCCACTATGAGTTCACGATCGCTGAAAACGGTACTTATATTGTCCGTCTGCATTTCTTGACTTTCTCCTCCTCAGTTAATCTTTCATCAGCTCTTTTTGATGTTCTGGCTTTTCCTAATGTTTCAAATTCTGGGTGCAAACTGTTGAGCAATTTCACTGCTAAGAATAGTAGCAACTCTCCTTTGATAAAGGAGTTCTTCCTTGGGATTGATCCTGGcacatttaaaatatattttgttccTCAAGCATCATCTTTTGCATTTGTGAATGCCATTGAAGTCTTCCTTGCTCCTGCAAGTTTCAGCCCTGAGAATTACAACAGTAGTCTTCCTTTAGTTCTGCATACAATTTACAGGGTGAATGTTGGAGGCCAGAAATTCACACCAGATAATGACACAATATGGAGAAACTGGGATCCTGATCTTATTTATCTGTCTAATTCAAACTCTGCAGAGGATTTCCAACCCTCCTCCTCATCGACGCTTATTAGACAGTACTCAGTAGAATCTCATGGTTTCGTTGCTGCTGATAGTGATTTTATTGCTCCAGATTTAGTTTACCTGACTGCCAAAGTGATGACCAGTAGTCCAAAGGGGCTATCCAATCCCTTCAACATAACCTGGTCTTTTAATGTGAGTGCGGATGCTAGACACCTCGTCCGGGTTCATTTCTGTGACATTATCGGTCCGCCTGgtatttaatatttaactTGTATTCAAATGGAAACTTCATTACGAAGGTTGGTGGACCCGCTTTCCGTTTTAATAGCCTGTACTCGCCTTTCTACTATGATTTTGTATTGAGTTCTAATGGATCTGAATTCATTAACATCAGCATAGGCCCTAGCATAGACACAACAACTAACAATTCCTTTCTAAATGGACTGGAAATGTTGGAGATAATAGAGGGACCAGCTTTAAGTAACCCTCCAGCTTCAGTTTGTAATATGAAAGGAAGCAAGAAGATAAAGGTGGGTCTTGTGGTTGGTTCAGTTATTGGAGGCCTGTCACTTATCTGCATTCTGATTGTCGGAATCTTGTTCGGTTTGAAATACAGAAAGGCAAAGCGTGTTGAAACTTCGGAATGGTCACCAATGCCTGCATTTGGAGGAGGGAGTACCCGCAGCAGGTTGACTGATGGAACTATTACTGGTTCCCCTATGAATTATCTAAATCTTGGGTTGAAGATATCTTTTGCTGAACTTCAGCAAGCAACAAACAACTTTGACACAAAATTGTTGATAGGTGAGGGTGGCTTTGGGAATGTCTACAGAGGAACTCTGTTGAATGGCAGAAATGTAGCTGTCAAGCGAGGTAAACGAGATGAGAAAGGGTCAGGCCAAGGCCTTCCAGAATTTCAAACAGAGATCATGGTTTTGTCCAAGATTCGCCACCGTCATCTTGTTTCCTTAATTGGGTACTGTGAGGAAAGGTCTGAGATGATACTGGTCTACGAATTTATGGAAAAAGGGAGCTTGAGAGATCATTTATATGATTCAAACTTGCCTCGTTTGTCATGGAAGCAAAGGCTTGAAATTTGCATTGGTGCAGCAAGGGGTCTTCATTACCTCCACAAAGGTGCAGCTGGGGGAATCATTCACCGTGATGTTAAGTCCACCAACATCTTGTTGGATGAAAACCATGTTGCAAAAGTTGCTGACTTTGGCCTTTCAAGATCTGGTCCTCTTGATGAAACACATGTCAGCACAAATGTTAAAGGCACTTTTGGTTACCTTGATCCTGAATACATAATGTCCCAACAGTTGACAGAAAAATCTGATGTTTACTCATTTGGCGTGGTTCTCCTTGAGGTGTTATGTGCAAGACCTGCTATTGATACAATGCTCCCAAGAGACCAAATGAATTTAGCTGAATGGGGAATGCTTTGCAAGAAGAAAGGGTTGCTTGAACAGATTGTTGACTCTTCAATCAAGAATCAGATTGATCCTAGCTCATTCAGAAATTTTAGTGAGACAGCAGAGAAATGCTTGCAAGAAGATGCTAATGATAGGCCTACAATGGGTGATGTGCTGTGGGACTTGGAGTATGCATTCCAGCTCCAGCAAACAGCAAAGCATAGAGAACCCCATGAAGACAGCACAGCCAATGCTTCATCAGCATTTGTATTGCCAAATGTTCCGTGTTTTCCTTCAGTTAGCTCCACCATTAACACAGATGATCTGGCTCTTCCCGGAGACGATGAATTAGATACAACAGAAGTTGAAGTTTTCTCCCAGTTGAGAGTTGGTGATGCCAGATAAATTTGTTCAGTTTGTAAGGTATATTAGATAACCTTGTTTAAGTTTCTTTAGGCTGTAAAATCTAAGTTAGGTATGCCTTGTTAATTTTAGTCCTATCTTTGATTATTGTACTACAACTGCTTTCCCATCTTTAAGATGTGATAATAAACAGAAGCAGCTAACAAATTCTAGGATAGTTAAACTGCTGTTGATTTGGAGTTTCACCGTGTTACCCCATAGGAATGTCTTACTTAGGTTCATGCATTACTCCCTGCTATATTCTATACTTTTCCTGAGACTATCCAGCCATGCTCTTAGCCTAAACCCTGGGCAGTAGGATCATGATATaaaacaattcaaattgaaGGAGACACAAACTCGTGATTGATAGTGTTATGAAATATGTTTAAATGCCCTGGAAAATATTATGGATAGGTGTGTCTCAAAAACCTCATGCCCCATATGAATCCTGGAACtcaatcatttatttatcAGGGAAAAAATTCTTGCCCACATGCTTTAGCTAGTTTAGGCCATCAGGTGCACAGTCTAGTCCTCTGGCTTTGAAGTTGTTAATAGCAAGCTTTGTGACCAAAAGAAATGACAAGGGACAGTTATGTGAaattcttctctttgttttttcttacAAAGGTGAAAAAGGTTCTGTAAATGCAAATAGAACGTAAGATTAGGTAGCAAAATTAAGATGGATGTGACTGATAACTTTTCTTTGCTTTAATGTCTGCGTGTTTGAAGATAGGATTTTTATCTTAACTGTTTCTTTTTCCCTATGATATGTAATTAATTACACTTTTGTCACCCATGTTCTTACGAGGGAAATATTTGCCCTCTGTTATTCTCTTGGATGTTTTACATCTGCAATGCAGTTCTTGCAGCAAGATTCATGTAGGTATAGGGTAGATAGAATTATAAAGAGTTGGGTCTCCAACTGGTAGAATTCGAAAGCCAAGAGTTAAATGGCATTTAATTTAAAGTTCTCAGAATTTGATAATAGAGAAGTATAAATTGTGTAGTTAGATTTGGTTTAGTTCCCTCTTTTAATATAATTTGATCACCGAAATGCTACTGTCATTTACTTCAAGAGGCCAAGAAATGGTACTGTCATTTACATTGAATCCAATGTAGACCATGAAGTACATAACCATTGGTTTTGTTGGAACTTGATAGTGTTGCTGAAATATTGAAGGAGGATTATCCCTCTCTCTTTTAGCTCTCGGCTGGTTTCATtcggaggaggaggatgacATAttattcttcctctctctctcttctacaATGAAGTACTAATTTTAACATGTTTTCCATATTTATCATTGAGCATTTAAATGTCATTTTGCTTATGTACTTTGCTTCAAAGCTCAAAGACAAAGCATTTGTGctcttatttcaatttttattcatGCATTTGTTTGGTCAAGAATGATTAGAACATGCTATTGTTGGCTCTCCTGctattattatgtttatattttaaccTCCAAGTGGATGTATTAATATGTTCCACTGTAATAGTTATGATTTCATATTAATTTTGAAGCTAATAAAAATGGCTTTAAGGAAATGAGATTGTTTGGAGTCATATATTGTGCACAATTGAGTAATTTTCTCTGCACTAATTTCAGCCAAAAAGAGCAGCTAATTGTATTTGGTAATGTATAATGTGCACGATGTGAGATGCCATTGGTTGAGGATATgtcatttattttgttttttcttgaattttttttttttttcctgagtCCATTTTGATAGATGTACACACATGTACAGAAAACTTAAACATCATAGTTAAGCTTTAATGTTCTCGTAAAATTAATGCATCTCTTTTGCTTGCCTAAGTACACAACAATTAAGATATGAAGCAACTTGAAGAGTTTATGATTACTAGCTGGTTATCTATTGTGGTGGATTCTCTCTATCCTATCTCTAAAGCCGATGCTCATATTTGGCAGATAATGTGATTAAGGAGGCTCACAAAGGCAGATATAGGCTCATAAAGGGTGTTTTATTTGGAACTTCTAATTCATTGATGTTAGATACGTTCAGTTTTAAGTACAagttttttattcaattattgTATCTAATCACTATATTAAGTGGAAATGAAATTTCAGTTtgttatttaatatatatatatatatatatttttgggtgAAAAGATCTGAAATACCATACTATAGGGTTAATTtagacccgatttgcatttgagccccttaatttctaaaatcgttctcgtggtcctttaacttcaatttcgttaggacaaatagtcatgtcaattttgttaacttttctgttaaacgcaagggcaaaatggtattttgaattaaattgattaaaatatgaaaaaaaaatttacaaactaaaaaattaaaattaaactctctctctccctcttccaTCTTGATTTCTACTCGGCccaaactttttctttctttttttggttttttatttgattttcttttatcattattttaaagatataattttttattcttcttttttttgttttaatataaaaatatcattttacccctgcatttaacagaaaatgttaacaaaattgacgacatgcccatttgtcctaacgaaagtgaagttaaaggaTCATAAGaacgattttgaaaattgagggactcaaatgcaaattggGTCCAAgttcagggactaataaaatgattaacctCCATATACTATTGGGTTATTCGTAgcaatggtccctcaactataCTCGAAATTACACTTTGGTCACTCAACTCAAATATTAGTTGTAAAGGTCGCTCAATTGGTTGTTGTGTTGCACCATTAGTCCCTACCTTCAAGTCTGTGactttttctgtttaaaatGATGACGTGACAAGCATATCTTATATTATTGATGGGCAAATATGACTTTTCAGTTAGGATTATTTGTAGCAATGATCCCTTAACTATACTCAgagttacattttggtcacttaACTCCAAAAAATAGTTATATAGGTCACTCAATTAGGTGTTGTGTTGCACATTAGTCCCTATGGTTAGAGAGACTTGACGGTAGGGACTAATGGTGCAACACAACACCCAATTGAGTGACCTCTGCAACTAATATTTGAGTTGAGTGACCAAAGTGTAACTTCAAAtatagttgagggaccattgcTACAAATAACCTTATATTAAGtggaaatgaaatttcaatgtgtattttttatttatttaaacaaTTGGCATTGGGCACGGTTTTCAAattgtgtttatatattttttttatatgaaatatatACAAGATTTTGAAATTGTGCTTAGCTCACATCTTTCAAATCACTCTATTTAACAATTTAGTCACTTGTCAAAATAAGAGCACAAATGCTTGGCATTCGTGCTCTGTACACTGACTACTTTAAAGTGGTTGCACCGTGACCTTCTTCATAAAGAACAATTATCCGTACTATTTGACATAAAAGAGCACAAATGGAATTTGCAAAGTGATATAAGACTAAAGGtaagggggtgatgtgccttatatgtacattctcacctccatctagcacgatgCCTTTtaggagctcactggcttcggcgtcatgggaactccgaagttaagcaagTTTGGGCCAGAGCAATTCCAGAATGGGTGACCCATtaggaagttgctcgtgaatTCCCGGAAACAAAACTGTGAGGGCAGGAGGatgcccaaagcggacaatatcgtgctacggcagaTCCGATCTGGGATGTGATAGAATGGTATCAAAGCCACTCTGCCGTATGGTAAGAGTGTGTCAACGAGGACATCGAGCCCATAAGAGGAGTGGATTGTAACATctcacatcgaccaacggagagggggtgatgtgccttatatgtgcatgtccacctccatctagcacgaggctttttaggagctcactggcttcggagtcatagAAAATCCGAAGTTAAGCAAGTTTGGGGTAGAGTAATcctaggatgggtgacccactgggaagtgcTCGTGAGTTCATAGAagcaaaaccgtgagggcgtGGGGAAGTCAGTTCTAAGTTTCTATTGTTTTATCAAATAGTGGAGACTCAATTTCATGCCAAAATTTAGGTTCTTCGTTCTGACAATGGCGGAGAATTTCTTAACCATGATCTTAACCAGTTCTTACAAGATCATGGCATCATACATCAACGCTCATGCCCTTACACTCCCCAACAGAATGAGGTATTGGGAGTAGTTTGTGCCTCTCTCTTTGGTGCCAATATGCCACGATCTTTTTGGGGCGAAGCCGTCATCTTTGCAGCATACCTCATCAATCGGATTCCCTCTAGTATCCTAAATTTCCAAACACCACTTTAAACACTTCACAATCATATCCAAACACCTTCCACCCCAAACCTGGAACCTCGAATTTTCGGCTGTGTTGCATTTATCCACTTACATGATCACCAACGAAGCAAATTGGATCCCCGAGCTTAAAAGTGTGTTTTCATTAGCTATGCACCTCGTCAGAAAGGATATCGATGTTATCATCCTCCTAGTCAGAAGGTCTTTACCTCCATGGATGTTGAGTTTTGGGAACAttacttatatttttcaacagTCCAGGAAGAGAATTGAGAATCCATCATTGCTCAAATTCTCGATTTTTTTCCCCAGGACGTCACCCTGTATCAAAACTGTAACATCCCATATCGACCACCaaagagggggtgatgtgccttacaTGTACATGTccgcctccatctagcacaatgccttttgggagctcactggctttggagtcatgggaactctgaagttaagcgagttgggggatAGAGCAATCTCAGGATGGGTGACTTACTGGGAAGTTGTTTATGAgctcctagaaacaaaactgtgAGGGCAGaaaggggggcccaaagcggacaatatcttgtTATGGCGGAGcagatcccgggatgtgacaatttgataTCAAAGCCACTCTGCCTTGTGGTACGAGTGTGCCGACAAAGACGTCGGGCCcctaaggggggtggattgtaacatcccacatcgaccaacagAGAGGAGATGATGTGCGTTATATATACATGCCCGTCTctatctagcacgaggccttttagGAGCttactggcttcggagtcatggaaattctgaagttaagcgagttggggacTAGAGCAATttcaggatgggtgacccactgggaagttgctcgtgagctcccagaaagaaaaccgtgagggcagagaggagggcccaaagcggacaatatcgtgctacggcggagccgatcccagAATGTGATAAAAACTACCGGTTGCCCCCATTTAGTTCTTCGACCACTTAGAATATGCTTCAAAACAACCAATCGCAAGTGGAAAGCGACCTTAATTCTTCAAATACAGAGAACCTACTTCAAAACAACCGATCGCCAGTATATAACGACCGGTCGTCAGAGGAAAACGATCAGTTGTCTCCACACTGTCAAAATCATGAGGAGGAAATTGAACcgttttatgagattttgccCGCTTCAGATCCAGTACCACACCAATCACCTGCTGAGGAAGTCATTCAGGTAACATCTTTCCCTTAAACTGAAAATACTAATGAAATATCCCATGATAATTTGATTTCAGAAGGCACATAGCCTACATATCAGCTTCCAGAAAAGAAGAACCGTGGCAAACCTCGAGCACAATATAAAGCAGATCTTaaagccaaaaagaaatacctcatcaataattatatatctctCAGCAAATTATCAGAGTCATGTGTGCactgtaacatcccacatcgaccaacagAGAATgagtgatgtgccttatatgtacatgcctacctccatctagcacaaggccttttgggagctcgcTAGTTTCGGAGTTATGGGAACTCTGTTGACGAACTTGAGGAAGAGTGTTGACGTGAAtctcttaattaatcaaggagatttacttgattgattaatttcgggatttactttcttattttgtatagttgacaaatcattgtataattat comes from Prunus dulcis chromosome 6, ALMONDv2, whole genome shotgun sequence and encodes:
- the LOC117630779 gene encoding LOW QUALITY PROTEIN: probable receptor-like protein kinase At2g23200 (The sequence of the model RefSeq protein was modified relative to this genomic sequence to represent the inferred CDS: inserted 1 base in 1 codon); this encodes MESLHNHKIHIPLFSLLFFLFHFSSLHFLSLAYEQPDKYFVNCGSKDDANLNGRVFTADSSSVSLCSDSEKSRAIESTNQSRNLYQTARIFYNQSHYEFTIAENGTYIVRLHFLTFSSSVNLSSALFDVLAFPNVSNSGCKLLSNFTAKNSSNSPLIKEFFLGIDPGTFKIYFVPQASSFAFVNAIEVFLAPASFSPENYNSSLPLVLHTIYRVNVGGQKFTPDNDTIWRNWDPDLIYLSNSNSAEDFQPSSSSTLIRQYSVESHGFVAADSDFIAPDLVYLTAKVMTSSPKGLSNPFNITWSFNVSADARHLVRVHFCDIIGPPGXLIFNLYSNGNFITKVGGPAFRFNSLYSPFYYDFVLSSNGSEFINISIGPSIDTTTNNSFLNGLEMLEIIEGPALSNPPASVCNMKGSKKIKVGLVVGSVIGGLSLICILIVGILFGLKYRKAKRVETSEWSPMPAFGGGSTRSRLTDGTITGSPMNYLNLGLKISFAELQQATNNFDTKLLIGEGGFGNVYRGTLLNGRNVAVKRGKRDEKGSGQGLPEFQTEIMVLSKIRHRHLVSLIGYCEERSEMILVYEFMEKGSLRDHLYDSNLPRLSWKQRLEICIGAARGLHYLHKGAAGGIIHRDVKSTNILLDENHVAKVADFGLSRSGPLDETHVSTNVKGTFGYLDPEYIMSQQLTEKSDVYSFGVVLLEVLCARPAIDTMLPRDQMNLAEWGMLCKKKGLLEQIVDSSIKNQIDPSSFRNFSETAEKCLQEDANDRPTMGDVLWDLEYAFQLQQTAKHREPHEDSTANASSAFVLPNVPCFPSVSSTINTDDLALPGDDELDTTEVEVFSQLRVGDAR